ATAGTCTGTTGTGCCTTGGCTAGACGGGCGGACAGGGATGTCCAGAGTTCCTGTCATGAGGACAAGAGGTTATCGGCAGCTTCGACAATGGAGGAACCTGACAAGTATATATGTGGTGAGGGAAGGAGGAGGCTTGGCATAGGTTACCTCGAAATGAGTGATACTCGTGGCAGAATAGATGGCAGTGTTGCAACATCACTCTGTGAGGGATAAGAATTGCAACCACCGATGTGGTTGGTCATGAACGAAGCACCGAAGGTATTGTTCTAGGGTCCTGTTGACCACCTGGGTCTGGCCATCTGTTTCCGGATGGTATGAGGTGCTTAATCTCAACTTAGTGCCACTCAAAGTGAATAAATCGTGCCAGAAGTGTCCGATGAAGATGGGGTTGCGATTGGATACTAAACTTATAGGAAAGCCATGCAACTTGTAAACCATATCGAGGAAAAGAAAGACCACTTTGTGGGCGGTGTAGTGATCAGGAAGTGCGCCGAAGTGTGCTCCCTCAGTAAATCGATCAACCACCACAAGAATAGCGGTGTAACCCCTAGAAGGTGGAAGTCCGGTGATAAATTCTAATGAAAGGTCCTGCCATGGTGATATTGGAATAGGTAAAGGTTGAAGCAAGCCCGCAGGTTTCTTAGTCTCGTACTTGATGTGTTGACAAGTGGGGCACTGCCTGATGAATTGGCGGATGTCGTCGCGCATTGTGGCCCAGAAGAAGTTGGATTGGATGTGATGCAGGGTTTTGGTGAAACCCAGATGACCACCTATGGGTGTGGAATGAAATTCTTCGATCAATGGCGCAACAAACGGGTTCCCAGGCTCGAGCCAGATTCTATTTTTAGAGAGGAGAAGACCATCACGGATGGTAAAAGTCAGGGTGTGATGCGGGGCTGTGGGTGACCTGGGTGAGCATGGCCTGAAATAAGGTACTGGCGgctgtggaagcaaagctaccATGATGATTCACCAAGATGTTTTGAAGATGCCAAAGTTCAAAGAGTTGtttcaagattaaagaatcaagcattcaagattccactcaaagattcaagaatcaaatgaagaaatcaagaagcatcaAGCCAAGTCAAAGTAGgtagtaaaaagtatttttcaaaaacatcaaataacacttttttgtttgaaaaaggaTTTTCTGAAATCTTCTAAGTTACTAGAGTTTTTAatctctagtaatcaattaccatttggtagtaatcgattaccagtgactaggATGATTTTCAAACTGGTTTCAAtgctttgcaacgttccaaaatgattttcaaatagtgtaatcgattacactatattagtaatcgattacaagtgaatttgaacgttggaattcaaatccaattgtgaagagtcacaacttttcataaaatacattgtgtaatcgattacaccattatggtaatcgattaccagtgaatgtttttgaagaaaatattaagagttataacttttaacatggttttctcaaaaggtATCAAGGTTCTATAAATATAAGACCTTGGCACGCATTTTATATacaataatatacatatacatctGATTACATAGAACTTTCCATTGCTTTTCTCTTGCAAAACCTTTGCCAAATTCATtctaagtttttgttcaatctttccttgaagaaaggaaaattctgtaaaaataaaaactgtgttatccttctgtttttctcttcttcttctttccttctgcctcttgccaaaagaattcaaagaactaaccgtctgagaattcttttgattccccaaatagagaattcaaagaactaaccgtctaagaattctttgcccaaacactgaattcaaagaacttACTGTCTCAGAATTCTGTGTAAGAAGTgggtagcttcttggttgtaatagtgaacacaagggagggtacatcctttgtggttcacttcaagtagagggtacatctacttggttgttcaaagagaacaagggagggtacatcctttgtgactctttgcttgtaaaggattttacaaggttattggaaatatcaagaaccgtgggttgcttgggaactggatgtaggcacgggttgttgccgaactagtataaaacttgtgtttgctttTTTCTTCCCTacgctctttacttttccgccatgtactttttatttcctctttacttttgtctaagttattgtttctgttctttactttctcataacttagtagtaaagcctaattgaatctagtaacattaagaaggataaatttttaattagtcaagacacgttcataattaattcaaccccccattcttaattattccgaggccacttgtttCAACAGCGGCAAAGTGTTTGCACATTTCGTTGAGAAGGATGAAGTTGGGAATGAAGAGCAGCAAATACTGGGCGCTTGGTTGGTGGTGAACTCGCGACAAAGCGTCCGCGACGACGTTGGATTTGTCGAACTTATAATGGATAGTGTAGTCGTACCCTAAGAGTTTGGATAAATAGCTTTGCTGCTCCGGTTTCTGGATAACCTGGCCCATCAGGTCCTTCAAGCTTCGGTGATTGGTGAGAATGATGAAGGAGTGACCCAACAAATATTGCCGCCATTTGCGGACCACCATTGTGATGGCACATAATTCGCGAACATAGGTGGAAGCGAGCTGTAGGCGCGGACAAAAAGCTTTACTGAAGAAAGCTAGGGGTGACCACCTTGCATTAGTACGATGCCCATGGCCGTGCCGGAGGCGTCCGTTTCGAGTGTGAATGGACGGGAAAAATCTGGCAGAGCTAGCACTGGTGCCTGGGTCATGGCACGCTTAAGAGAGTCAAACGCAAGTTGAGAATCCTCGCCCCAATGGAAATTATCCTTCTGGAGGAGTGAAGTTAACAGCGCCGCAAAGGCAGCATAATCACGGATGAACTTGCGGTAGAAGTCCGTTAAACCCAAAAAACCACGCAAAGATTGGGTTGTCATGGGTGTAGGCCAATTCACCATAGCTTCTATCTTGGAAGGGTCTGCGGCGACGCCGTGGCCGTACACAATGTGACCCAAGAATTCCAATTGGCATTGAGCAAAGACGCATTTGGATTCTTTAAGGAAGAACTAGGCTTGTGATAAACAGTCAAACACCATGCGAAGGTGGCCAAGGTGATCCTCGAAGATGGGGATGTATACGAGAATGTCGTCGAAGAACACGACAATGAAGCGGAGGAGGAAAGGCCGAAGGAGCTCATTCATGGTTGCCTGGAAAGTGGACGGTGCGTTGCATAGGTCGAAGGGCATCACCATGTATTCATAATGACCCTAGTGTGTGCGAAATGCTGTTTTCACGACATCTTGCTCGGTCATCAATATCTAATGGAAGCCCTGCCGAAGATCCAACTTCGAAAACCATGAAGCAGAACCAAGTTCGTCAAGGAGTTCGTCGATGGTGGGCATCGGGAACCTTTCCTTTACCGTCAACGCATTCAGGGCCCGATAGTCGATGCAGAAACGCCAGCTGCCGTCCTTCTTCTTCAAGAGGAGCACCAGTGAAGAGAACAGACTGTTGCTCAATCGGATAAGGCTTGAGGATAGCATTTCATTCACCTGCTTCTCAATCTCGGTGTTCTGGTAATGAGGATATTGGTATGGCCGAACGTTGATGGGGGAGGTGTTGGGTAAGAGGTGGATTTGATGTTGTATCGGTCGAGGAGGTGGGAGATAGGTAGGGGGTTGGAACAAATGGGAGTATTGGTGAAGGAGGGTGGTGATAGCTGGGTATGGGTGGGTGATGGTTGTAGGTTGAGGCTGGGGAGGATGGTGGGTGATAGAAATTTGAAAGAAGGCAGAGGCCGAATGAGTTTTCATCAGGCGTCGGAGTTGGATCGAGGAGACGTCCGCGGGGATTGTCAGGGCGTCAACACGGAGGAGAATGGAGTGGCCATTGACGTAGAATTTCATGGTGAGGGTGGCATAGTCCGTGACGATGAGGCCGAGTTGCTTAAGCCATTGAATGTCGAGAATGATGTCGGCGTCGTTGATAGGAAGAACATGAAGGTCAACTAAGAAGACATGACCCTGGAGTTTGAGAGGGGTGTTGGGGCATATGCGATTGCGGGGTAAGGAAGTTCCATTGCCGATGATGACCTGGAGAGGAGTGGTCTGGGAAGAAGGGAGTTGTAGGTACTTGCGACTCGGGACTGGATAAAATTGTGGGTACTCCCGCCGTCGATGAGAACCGTGACGCGGGAATGGTTCACAACACCGAACAAGCGGAGGGCCTCGGGGGTGGAAGTTCCCGAGAGGGCATTGTAGCTTATCTGGGCAGGGGTGGGGTTCGGGGAAGGTGGGATAGGTAGTGGAGGAATGTGTTGGGAGGGTGGAGGTGTGGGGTCGTCAGGATCGGGGTCATCCTCATCGACGATGATCAGAAAGAAGAGTGCCTAGCATTTGTGGGTAGGAGCCCACTTCTCGTTGCAATTATAGCACAAGCCAAGTTCTCTTTTATAGGCCATCTCTTCTGGTGTGAGATGGCGAACTTGAGGACGATTGGCAGGGGGTGGTCTGGTTGTGGCCGAGGTTGGTGGGTTGTGGATGGATGGCGGGGTGTTGGTGAGGTTTGGCGTTGGTAGGATGGGTGAGCTGGGGTAGGGCTGGATAGGTGGGTGGTTGGTGGTCGAGGGCGGTAGCCATGATGGCGGTCTTCCAACTTGTCTTCTTGTAGCTTAGCTAAAAAGATAGCCTGAGGTAGGGAGATGGGTTGGAGGGCTTGTACCTCGCGTTGCAATTTCGGCAAGAGACCAGAGATGAAACAACTAAGTAAGCAGGAGGGCGAGAGGCCGATGATGCGGTTTGCTAAGCGCTCAAACTCGTGAAGGTATGCGTTGACAGACCCAGTTTGGGTGAGCTTGAACAGTGCTCCCTTAGGGTCATCGTAAAATGTTGGCACGAAGCATGTTTCCAGGGCTTGCAGAAGGGACGTCCATGACGTGATGAAGCCATTGCGGTACATCCATTGCTACCAGCTAAGAGCAGCTCCATCCATATAAAACGAAACAACAATGACTCGTTCTTCGTCCAACATGTgatgataataaaaaagtgGGAGATCTTGAAGATCCATCCCATGGTGTCGGTGCCGTCGAACCGAGGGACATCCAGCTTAATATGGTGGCGGGTCAAAGTTGAGGAGGGTGATGGAGGTGGGAGGGGTAGAGGTGAGGGAGGTGGCTGGTGTTGGAGTTGCAGGAGCTGCAACTGCTCTTGGATGGAGTCCAGGCGTAGGGAAAAGTCGTGGTGGGTCTGGGTTAAGTGGAGAACCACTTCTTACAAACGATTTGTGGTTTTGGAGCGGGTGTTGTGCTCTGCCATGTAGTCGCCGGCAGGTTCGGACCAGTTGTTAGGCACAGTCCTTGGGTTCGAGACCAAGGGGAGTCTCCTGAAGAAGAAATATAGAGAGAGAGGAAGAAGGATTGAGTAAAAGCTTTTTTTCTATATCCTTTTGTGCACTGTTacagtgaatatatatatatatagaaggtCACGTGCTACGAGAACCTTCTTATTACAAAATAGCGCTACGTAAAATATCACCCGACAATATCTGACACAATCCtaacaaaattatgttattgCGCACTCCCCTACGCCTAGGTGTAAACGCTGGTACCCCAAGGATTTACGTGGCTATGTCTGCACGTAATCTTGTAAATATGTGGGTGCATGGGCTTCCCTCTTGGGTCGAGCATGCAGGTTCGTATCAAACATGGTGATAGGTTTCACAATCGTCACATTGTCCGATACAATACAAATCTTTTGCTCAAGTATGAGTCTCATATTAATGTTGAATGGTGCAATCAGTCTAAGTTGattaagtatttatttaattacattaataagGATAGTGATTGAGTTACAACAACATTATATGAACGATATAGAAATA
Above is a window of Glycine soja cultivar W05 chromosome 12, ASM419377v2, whole genome shotgun sequence DNA encoding:
- the LOC114378752 gene encoding uncharacterized protein LOC114378752, whose amino-acid sequence is MVMPFDLCNAPSTFQATMNELLRPFLLRFIVVFFDDILFFLKESKCVFAQCQLEFLGHIVYGHGVAADPSKIEAMVNWPTPMTTQSLRGFLGLTDFYRKFIRDYAAFAALLTSLLQKDNFHWGEDSQLAFDSLKRAMTQAPVLALPDFSRPFTLETDASGTAMGIVLMQGGHP